CGGTGGATTCAAAGGAACTTGCGGTGGTCTGACTTTACCGGTCTCCTCATTGGTGCTGTGGGTGGGACCTTGGCCATTCTCGCTTATTCGTCGTATCCCAAAGCGACACTTTTCTTGGGTCTCTCCTATATTCTTCTATTCGTCTTGCGATTCATCATAGTTTTCAGCAGTAGACAACAAAAAGATGCGGTTCAAGGAAAGATATTTTGGAGATTATGCAGAAACATTGATCAAGATGTCATTGATAGCAGGCTCGGTGCGAGAATAACTCTTTTTTGGAGGGATCCGTTCAGAAGAGACCACATTGTTGCTAAGTATCGCTACGGTAGAGGGCTGGACGACCCAATCAAGGAAGCGAACGATTCTAAAGCACGATATCAATGGAATATGGGCGATACGGGTTTGGCTTGGAGCCAACCGGGCACCCTCTTCGTATCGTTCTTCCCGAAATTTGCAACCAGGGAGGAATTTGAAACGTATTACATCAATAGAGTTGCAATACCGACCGATATAGTCCGTGAATTGAGTCGCTACATGGTGGATGTGCGGACAATTGTATCGTATGGACTTGAAGATTCGGCGGGGCGATTTCTTGGTGTAGTAAGCATTGACTTCAAAGAGTTGGTTACAACCTCAACTTCGTCACAGGCAGTGACAAACTCTGAGGGGTTCCAGGCTCTTGCTCAGGGTGAGACCATTGCCGAGTTTGATGAGATTAGAATCAATGATATACTCAAGTCCATGCAGACCATGCTAGAGGCATTTGCAAAGAACTAGTTCTGATGTAACGATAGAAACGAATGGAGGTGAATCATGAGTGACGAGAAAAAAGTTCTTTGGGATAACGTAATCCCAGACAGAATCATCATTCCTGGTCGCTCACCGAACCGAAAGGAACCAAAGGGCGAAAACCTCGTGTTAGAGAGAGTACCGGGAGCAAATTACGCTCTTTACAAGGTGGAGTATAAGCGATCTCGATTGTTCCCTGAAGAATCTCAGGAGACGCCACCTTCAGTGAAATTTGAGCCGTGAACTTCACAGAAACAATAAAGGCTCTCGCCCCATCGCGAGAGCCTTTTCTATTGGTCACCAAATCTCCAAGAATCCCTTGCTTCCGCGCTGCAGCAGCTTTGTATCCTGCCCCAGCTTGACCATGAGTTCTTCAACAGAGCTTATGACCGCGTGATGGACGACTGTCGTCCAGGCCCGAAGGTCTTGGTGAATGAGGATATTCTTCGGTGCCGACAAAGCGTCGGCGTAACCTGTGAGTTTCTCCGATGCCCACTTCTTCAGGAATCCCGGTTCGACCGTCAGGAAGCGACAGCAGTCCAGGTGGATGCCGTAGTCGCGAATCCCGATGTACATGTGATAGTCGGAAAACTCGCGGAGGCTCACGGTCAAGAAGTCTCGCCTGACCTTTGCAAAAAAGCCGGAGCTTTTGACCTCTTCCACTGCCCAACTGCATTCGCCAGGGATTTTGGCTTCCTGAAGACGCGCTTGAATCGCTGAGAGCACGGTACCGGCATTGCCGGATCCGTGGTCGATCATCATCGTCCATTCATTCAGAATGGATTCTTCTTTGAGTGTAATCGCCATGAGTGTCCTCCCGGACTGCATAGGTTATTGGTGTTATTTTCATCGTTTACCAGATATCCAAGAACTTCTTTTCGCCACGCTGCACCAGACCCGGTTTCCGTCCTAATCGCTCGATAAGTTCGTCAATCGCTTGTTCCATACAGTCCTTGACGATCCCATTCCAGGTATTCAGGTCCTGGTGTTTCAAGATATTCTTGGGTGCAGACAACGCCTCTTCATCACCCGTAAGCTTTTTGGAAAGAAACTTCTTTACGAATCCGGGTTCGATAGTGAGCGCCCGCATGCAGTCGAGATAGGTGCCGAATTTCCTGATTGAAATATACGTGTGGTAGTCTGGGAATTCACTCAACTCGACAATGAGGAAGTCTCGCCGCACCCGTGACACCCAGCCTTTTGTTTTGACTTCCACGACTCCCCACCGGCAATCGAGCGGCATACTGGATGCTTCCAGCTTCTTCTTGATATCAGTAATCACCTGATCCGCCTGGTCGGCTGCATCCCGGATAATCGCGAATTGGACCTCTGAAAGTGTTTCGTCTTTGAGTGTGCGGGTACCCGAGAACAGGCCATACGAGAGAAGTCCATGCGCATCTTCCTGCACGCTCTCGGCTTCTAATGCGGCCTCGTCCAGTCGAGATTGTTCTTCCTGTTGCGCGATTTGCTGAAACTTCGCATCTACAAGTTCATACAGTTTTTCAATGCCGCCACGTCGTTCAGCTTCCTGTTTGGCGGCCGCAATTGCCTCCGGTGTATAATCTTCGGGGTTCTTGTCTATCATGTCCAACAGTTCTTCGTCGGACATTTCCCTTAGGCGGTCATCCATCTCATTTCTCATGGTATACCCTCAAATAGTCACATCATTCTTGTCGAGTCGTTAAGTTCATCCCCTGCCAAGCAAAGAGTAGCTTGTACGATCACTCTGGAGCGAGGACTTCCAGATCGATTGCAGTAGACCCTTCGATTCGACCAGCTCAAACGTGGTAAGCCAAAAGAACTGTTTCGCTTTTTCCGGCGCTGGCAGTGTCGAGGCCGTGCGCCGTATGTTTTCGAGTCGGTCACTGCTCGAGGTCACGAGTAATGTCCTGAACCCTTTGAATTGGCCAACCGAAAAGTCACTGGCATACCGCTGGTATTTGCCGCTAAGCAAGTACTCCGAATAAAACGCCAGAGCCTTTGACAACCCCTTACTTGGATCGGAGATAACCTCTGTGCCTCTATCTATTTCCAAAAAGAACAACGCGTGTTTGCCGTCACGTTCAAGGGCAAAGACGCCGTCCGGAGTGTGGGCGACCTCTCGACGCTCGTGCGTAACATCGCAGATCACATCCCTGATGTACTTGGTCACGACACCTTTTTCGGATTTTTCGCCGTAGTAGTCAGGGATAAAACCGAGCAATCGGACATCGGACGCTTGGCAGGCCAGTGTGAGGGCGATTCGAAAATCGTTGATCCCGAGGAAGTGCCGCATGAAATAGTAGTCCCGGGGCTTCGCCTTCGTCTCTGACCACTTCAATTGATCGCGCTCAACGCCCAGCGCTTCGGCCACGGCCTGCAGTCCACGTAGCGATACCATGAAAATCGACTCATCGATGTTGGCAACCATGAAGGACGCCACATACCCGGCCGCCTTCAACACCCGCATGCGTCGGTAAGCAGTCTGCATCGATGGAAAGTGCAAACGCTGAAGCTGCGTAGTGGTAAGGAAGCGATGCTTATACAAGTCCACGAGTAGTTCGCTGTCGCGCTCGGTGAATTTGAAGCGCTTTGCCGTCATTTAGAACACCTCGTCTGGATCAAGGTCAGCAAGCGGGTCGGAGTCAGGCCCAGTTTGCCTTGGAGCGTCATCCTGCGTCTTTGGTGTTCGTGGGATGCCGTACGTCTGCCGCGAGTATTCGACCACTTCACGCGCCCGGTCGAAATCTGGTTCGACGTCGATTCTGGGAACCCACATCGGGAACGTGTTCTTGCCAATCCGACAGTATGCTTCGCCGACGCCAAGCTTTAGCAGTTCCTCCTTCGGCAGCGACTCAATTTCGAAGTCATACTGATTGATGAACTCCGGTCCGAGTCTGCCAGCATCCGCCTGGGCAACTTGAAAGCTTACGATAGTCGAGACATTGCCTAAGATCTCCCGATAGAGTTCCAAAGGTACTTGCCGCGTCTGTTGATGAGCGAGAATCAAGCCGAGCTTGTACTTGCGCGCCCGCGAGAGAATCTTCTTGTACGACTGCTGTGCGATACCGCAGAAATTTTGAAATTCGTCCAAGTAAAGGTAGTGCGACAGCCGCTTCCCTTTCGACGTATCGGCGCGGCTCATGGTCGCGGTTTGGTACTTGGCCACAATGAGCTGGCCGATCAGTTGGCTTGCAACCGTTCCCAGAATCCCATCTGACAAGTTGAATAAAAGTATCTTGCCCTCGTCCATCGCCCGCCGGATGTTGAGCAAACGCCTTGAAACCTCTTCCGGTTTCAACGAAGTTCGCATGGGTGGGCAAAGGCAGTTCCGCACGTACTTACCCCTGATGATCCGAGAAATCCGGTTGATAATAGGAAAGTGCGCGTCCTTGGGCAGCTGCGGATAGGTGTGTTCGAAGAACCGCTTGGTCTGTTCGTCGTCGGTGTTTCGAACAATTTCCTTCCGCAATGTATCGTCATGGCGGTCCAAGAGCGGCTCGAAGTCCATAAGGGTCGAACCCGGCCGCTCAGTCAGCGCATAAAGGCTGTGGCGAAGAATCTCGTCCATCCGAGGGCCGCCATCGCCGACTACCCGTTGAAGCACGGTAAAGGTCTCATCCACGTGGAGGTCGATGTCTTCACCCGGCTCCAAATACAGCGGATTCAGAACAACCGGAAACTCAAGGTCTTTCGGGTTGAAGTAGATGACATCCTCGACCCGGTCGTCAGGAATGAACGGGAGGACCTCCTCGGTGAGCATTTCCATCTCCGGGGCCAAAACCCCGATCCCGTTGCCCCGGGACAGGTCCTGGAGAATCAAATACCGGAGGAAATTCGTCTTGCCGTAGCCAGACTTTCCGACCACATACAGGTGTTTGTCCCGGTACTCGTCCGGAAGGATCACCGGAAGGCCGCTGCCGTGGCTTCCGAGCTCGATTCCGTCCACTGATAGCATCCGCCCCGAAATAAAGCCCTGGAGCTCCTCCGCGGTGGCTCCAGTGTCGATTTTCTGGGCCAGTTCGTCCCGGCTGACCACCGCTCGTGCCAGATAGCCGTAGAAGTTGGCGAAGTACCGAACGACCTCCTCGCACTCAGCGAGACGCTTCGATTCGGCCTCTTCGGCCAGACGGGCGTCTTTGCGCTTCTGTTCAGCTGCCTTACCCTGGTACCAAAGCACCAGTCCCCCGCCTATGGCAAAAATAAGAATGATGGCGAAAGCTTCCACGAAATCCCCAAAACCAGCCTGTTTAATCGACTGTATACTCCCTGTATATCGGCTGTTTTCCGGGACTTTATAGTCTGGTTACGGCAACCTGTTAGTGAAAAGACACTTGCCGAAAGGCCGGTAGCCCAACTCAATACCGCTTTCAGCGGTATTGACGCTCCCGCACCCAGCAGATGAGGATAAACCTCATCCGCCGGGCCCGTGCTCGCCCTTAGCTAGCTCAGGCTTCTGGTTCGCACACTGGTGGTTTACCTGGTGCGATCGGGAGCGTTCAAAAGGAATGGCGGGAAACGGACTGGTCAGCAGTACTTCCGTCCGATGAACAAGCTGCCAGACTTTCCCCAAGATATGCTCCGGTTGGTCAAGCCGAACTTGATCCTGCGTGGTTAGAAAAGCGATATCCGTTCGAGGGTACTTGGCCGTCAGGGCCTGGATGATTCCCAAGAGATTTTGGAGCCGCTGCTTTCCTGATGTGACCCAAAGGATCCGAAATGTCGGAATCCCAAGGTCGGCAAGATGCGGTCGCGAGTGCCAGAAGCTCAGATAAGCCTCCAATTTTATCCTGATTCGATTCAGGGGAGTCGTTGCCCGGTCGATTTCGAGCATGTAGAAGAAATCTTTGTCTTGGATACGGACGCTGAAAACTCCATCCGGCACAATCGGGACCTGCACTGGTTTCTGGCGGATTGTGACCGGAACGGTGACCTTCACTTCTCTATCGGGTTTCCAATATGCCAGCGAAAAGTCATCTCGGATTCGTTCTGCCAATTCCAAAGCCACGCGGAAATCGTTTATCTGAAGGGCATGCTTGCCTTGAGTCTCGGTGAGACTGCGAGTGGCTAACTTGGGGCCGAGCGGCTCTTGGTGAATGAGCGACTCACCCTTCCGGGATGGTCGATAGATGTACTGCGATGAACCTTCTCCGAGCCGTACCGGTCTGGTGAATCGCGCCACTAGTCCGTGACGGAACAATTGTAGAATTCGCTTGCGTGCCCGGTTCATGGATGGGTACAGCAGATACCTGATCTGTTCGGTGGACAGCAGGCGGTATTCCGAGAGCTTTTGCAGGAGCTGTTTGTCTCGGGCTGTTATCCGAATGGGTGATTTATTGGAGTCGGTTTTCGTCATGGAGTTTTAAGTAGGTTAGACCGCACG
This is a stretch of genomic DNA from Candidatus Zixiibacteriota bacterium. It encodes these proteins:
- a CDS encoding replication-relaxation family protein; its protein translation is MTAKRFKFTERDSELLVDLYKHRFLTTTQLQRLHFPSMQTAYRRMRVLKAAGYVASFMVANIDESIFMVSLRGLQAVAEALGVERDQLKWSETKAKPRDYYFMRHFLGINDFRIALTLACQASDVRLLGFIPDYYGEKSEKGVVTKYIRDVICDVTHERREVAHTPDGVFALERDGKHALFFLEIDRGTEVISDPSKGLSKALAFYSEYLLSGKYQRYASDFSVGQFKGFRTLLVTSSSDRLENIRRTASTLPAPEKAKQFFWLTTFELVESKGLLQSIWKSSLQSDRTSYSLLGRG
- a CDS encoding TraM recognition domain-containing protein; translation: MEAFAIILIFAIGGGLVLWYQGKAAEQKRKDARLAEEAESKRLAECEEVVRYFANFYGYLARAVVSRDELAQKIDTGATAEELQGFISGRMLSVDGIELGSHGSGLPVILPDEYRDKHLYVVGKSGYGKTNFLRYLILQDLSRGNGIGVLAPEMEMLTEEVLPFIPDDRVEDVIYFNPKDLEFPVVLNPLYLEPGEDIDLHVDETFTVLQRVVGDGGPRMDEILRHSLYALTERPGSTLMDFEPLLDRHDDTLRKEIVRNTDDEQTKRFFEHTYPQLPKDAHFPIINRISRIIRGKYVRNCLCPPMRTSLKPEEVSRRLLNIRRAMDEGKILLFNLSDGILGTVASQLIGQLIVAKYQTATMSRADTSKGKRLSHYLYLDEFQNFCGIAQQSYKKILSRARKYKLGLILAHQQTRQVPLELYREILGNVSTIVSFQVAQADAGRLGPEFINQYDFEIESLPKEELLKLGVGEAYCRIGKNTFPMWVPRIDVEPDFDRAREVVEYSRQTYGIPRTPKTQDDAPRQTGPDSDPLADLDPDEVF
- a CDS encoding replication-relaxation family protein, whose product is MTKTDSNKSPIRITARDKQLLQKLSEYRLLSTEQIRYLLYPSMNRARKRILQLFRHGLVARFTRPVRLGEGSSQYIYRPSRKGESLIHQEPLGPKLATRSLTETQGKHALQINDFRVALELAERIRDDFSLAYWKPDREVKVTVPVTIRQKPVQVPIVPDGVFSVRIQDKDFFYMLEIDRATTPLNRIRIKLEAYLSFWHSRPHLADLGIPTFRILWVTSGKQRLQNLLGIIQALTAKYPRTDIAFLTTQDQVRLDQPEHILGKVWQLVHRTEVLLTSPFPAIPFERSRSHQVNHQCANQKPELAKGEHGPGG